CGACCGCAGCTCAGGCATCCAAGCTCCACGACCCGCACGGCACCGGATACACCCACCACCAACTGCGCCACTCCGGGCTGACCCACCTGGCAGCCAAGGGCCGCAGCGCTGCCGAACTACAAGGCCAAGTCCCGCCACCGGCACCTCGCCACCCTCGGCATCTACGTCCGCCTTGGCGAGGAAACCTCCGCCCGCATCGCCGCCGAGAACGACGAGCGCCACCGGCGGCACCGGCGCTGATCCCACATCCCCGTACCGGGATCCCGGAAAACGGCCAACCGGCACCCCCGCAGCCCCGCCATCCTGAGCAGCCACCCAGGTACGGGCCTAGATCAACTGCTTAGCGTTGTTTTTGGTCTGGAAACTACGGGCGGGCCATTAGAGCCCTCTCCCGGGCCGCAGGCCGGCCCATCTGCAACAGCGTAAGTCCTTACGCACCTTAACTGACATTATGATGCACTGCTGATATGCCCGCTTTGCCCGGCCTGATTGTCAGATTGTTGTTACCGGTAATTCAGTAATCGGGGTGGGTGCGGTATTTGCATTGATCGGCCGTCCACGCGACACCTACCGTCACGGGACACCGGGACGGTAGGAACGCCCACGGGAACGATCCGATCAGGAGCAGAGCCATGTGGACGCGCTATCCCCGCACCCCACACCTGCCATGGTCGCCCGGCGCCGCCACGGACGACGTCCGGGCCGGTGACCTGACCGGCCTGACCGGACGGGAGGTGGTGGTCACCGAGAAACTCGACGGGGAGAACACCACGCTCTACCCGGACGGGCTGCACGCCCGCTCGCTGGACTCCGGGCACCACCCTTCCCGGGCCTGGGTGAAGGGGCTGCACGAGCGGATCGCCCGCGCCATCCCACCCGGCTGGCGGGTCTGCGGTGAGAACCTGTATGCCCGCCACTCGATCGGCTACGACGCGCTGGCAAGCTGGTTCTACGTCTTCTCCGTCTGGGCCGGCGAGCACTGCCTGGACTGGGACGCCACCGTCCGGTTCACCCGACGGCTGGGCGTACCCGTACCGCCGGTGCTGTGGCGCGGCACGTTCGACGAGCGGGCCCTCCGGACCCTGCGGCTGGACCTCGACCGGCAGGAGGGATACGTCGTCCGGACCGTGGCCGGGTTCACCCGCGCCGATTTCACCGCCCGGGTCGCCAAGTGGGTCCGGCCGGCCCACGTCCAGACCGACACGCACTGGATGAACGCGCCGGTGGTACCGAACGGACGCGGCCCGACCGCACCGCTGTGGGACGTCCGCTCCGGCGCCCCACCGGACCCGCCTGCCCTGTTCGCCAGCCTCGGTCTCGACCCGGCGGACCCGGCCCCGGAGCCCGTAGTGGCGGACGCGGCCGGGCGGCTGGACCTGCTCGGGCGGACCGGGGACCTCCGGCTGGCCGGGGTACTCGCGGCGCTGCTGCACCGGCAGTCCCGCCCAGCCCTGGCCGCCGTGCTCCGCGAGCCACTCGGACTGCCTCTCGCCCGTCGGGTCGCCGACCTGGTCGGGCGGCACACCACCGTGCACCGCCCGTTCCCGGACGAGCAGCGCCGCGCCGGGCTGGTGCGGCTGGCCGGCGCCGCCGACCTGGGCGTACTGCACGCGGTCGCCGGCGCGACCCTCACCGCCCGCAGCGACCCGGACGCCGCCGAAGCCCGCGACCAGGTCGCCTGGTCCATGCTGTACGCCGAGGACGCCGGCCTGCTCGACCCGGCACCACTGTGGCCGCTGCGCACCGGACTGCGTACCGCGCTCGCCGACACCGACCCGGACGTCGCCGACCGGTGCTGGGCGCAGGCCCGCGAGGCGTACGCGGCGGGGCGGATCACCACGCCCGCCGAGGCCACCGCCCTGACCTGGCGCTGGCGTACCGGCGGGTTTCCCCGGCTGGTGTTGATGGTCGGCCCGGCGGGCAGCGGGAAGAGCAGCTTCGCCGCCGGGATACCCGGCGCGACGGCCGTGATCAGCCTGGACGATTTACGCGCCGCCCACGGCCGGCGGGCCGACCAACGCCATAACCCGCAGGTGCTGCGCGACGGGCTGGCGCGGCTGGACACCGCGCTCGCCGCCGGTGGCACCGTGGTGTGGGACGCCACCTCGCTGACCCGCCAACAGCGCCGGTTGGTGCACACCGTCGCCGCCCGACGCGACGCGCTGGTCACCCACGCGGTGCTGGTGGTCGACGAGGAGGAACTGGTCCGGCGCAACACCCGCCGGGCACACGCCGTACCGGCCGGGGTGCTGGCCGGCCAGTGGCGCCGGTTCACCCCGCCGTACCCGGACGAGGCGCACCGCACCTGGTACGTCGGGCCGGACGGCACCGTCGCCGATGTGGCCGGCTCCATCGACGACCCGTTCGAGGACCCGTACCGGGCCGACCTGGCCGTGGAGGCGTGATGCGTACCAGCGAGGAGATCTACCACCGGGTCCGGTGGGACCCCCGGTTCGACCCGGCCCGGTTCGTGCTCGGCGTCCACATGCGCGACCGAGCGCCGAAACGGGTGCCGCTGCCTGTCTTCGTACCCGGCGGTGACATCCCCTGGCACCGGGTGCTGTTCATCGAGGCGGACGGCGAGGTGCTCTGGGACCGGTCGGCCGGGGTGGACCGGATCGACCGGTCCGCGGCGGGCCGGATCCGCGAACCGCGGGTGCTGCGTGATCCGTTCTTCGCCGCGCGGACCCCGCACGCCTGGGACCCCCACGCCGGCTGGACGCCGGCACCCCCACCGGCCCACCCGGGCGGGCCGGCCCAGCTGCGCGTACTGACCTGGAACACGCTGTGGGACCGCTACGACAGCGACCGCATCCACACCGCTCGACGTCGGCCGCTGCTGCTGGCCGCGCTGCGGGCAGCCGACGCCGACGTGATCGCCTTGCAGGAGGTGGAACCGGCGCTGCTGGCCATGCTGCTCGCCGCCGACTGGGTGCGGGACGGGTACACCCTCGGCACCGACCCGCACGGACCGGACGTGTCCGACAGTGGACTGCTGCTGCTCAGTCGACTGCCGGTACGGGAGGCCGGGTGGCACCGGCTCGGCCCGCACAAGGCGGTCGCCGCGCTGACCGTTCCGGTGGCCACCGGAACGCTGGTGATCGCCGCCACCCACCTGAGCAGCGACCACTCCACCGACGGCCCCGGCCGGCGGGTCACCGAACTGTCCCGGCTGGCCGAGGGACTGGCCACCGTGGACACCGACGTGCTGCTGCTCGGCGACTTCAACGACGGCGGGGACCTACCGGCCCGGGCCCTGGGCGGGCGGGACGCCTGGACCGAGGTCCACGGCCCCGACGACCGCACGCCGACGTTCGACCCGGTCGTCAACCCGCTCGCCGCAGTCTCCTCACTCACCGGGCGCACGGCCCGACTGGACCGGGTGCTGCTGCGCGGCCACCGGCTACGGGCCGACGCGGCCGGGCTGCTCGGTACCGTACCCGCCGGACCGGACCGGCTCTTCCCGTCCGACCACTACGGCGTGGCCGCGGAGGTCACCGTCGCCGACCCGGAGCCGGTCGGGGAGGTGCTCGCTGCCGGGTCGACCGCCCGTACCGCACTGGCCTGGCTCCCCCGCCGCACCTGTGGGCGCCGTGGCAGGAGATCCGGCGGACGTACGACCCGCAGGTCGACCGGTGGCCACCGCACGTGAACCTGCTCCACGGGTTCGTCCCCGAGTCGGACTTCGACCGCGCCGTCGAACTGGTCTCCCAGGTGACGGCCGGGATCACTCCGTTCGCCGCCCGGCTCGCCGGAACGCACACGTTCACCCACCGCGACCACACCACGGTGTGGCTGGACCCGGCCGCCGGTGACCCGGCACCGTGGCAGGCGCTGCGCGCCTCTCTGGCCGTCCGGTTCCCCCACTGTCGGGGACGCGCCGACGGGTACACCCCGCACCTGACGCTGGGCCGTACCGGCGAACCGGAGCGGCTGACCGGCGGGCTGGCCGCCCGGCTGACACCGGTGACTGCCCCGGTCGACACGGTGGTACTGCTGTCGCGGCGCGGCGACGGGCCGATGCGTCCACGCGCCACAGTCGCCCTCGGCACCGGCGAGATCCGCTGGCTGCCCGATGTCGTTCCTGACGTGCCCGCCCCACGTGGCGGCCCGGCGTCCCGGGCCGGGGCGCGTACCGGCGGAGCGCCGGCGGAGGCACTCGTTCGACGGATCGCCGACGCGCTTCCGGACGCTGTGGTGATGGTGGCCGGTTCCCGGCGGATGGGCTGCGACCTGCCCGACGCCGACGTGGACCTGGTGGCGGCCCTGCCCGGCACCGTCGATCTCGCCGAGGTGCGGACGCGACTGGCGGCGGCCCTGCCGGAAGCCGACGCCCTGCGGGAGGTGATCGGTGCACGGGTCCCGGGACTACGGCTGCGGGCCGGCGGCCGGAACGTCGACCTGGTCGTGGTGGCCACCGGCGACCTGCCGCCGGGCGAGGCGGTGGCCCGGCGCGCCGAGCTGGGGGAGCCGGCGGCGGTAGCGTTGAGCGCGGTCAGCGACGCGGACGCGGTCCTCGCCGTGGTGGGTGCCGAACGGGACACGTTCGCCCGACTGGCCCGGCAGGTCAAGGCGTGGGCGCGGGCCCGTGGGCTGGACTCCGCGCCGCACGGGTGGCTGCCCGGCCTGGCCTGGGCGGTGCTCGCCGCCCGGACCGTCGCCGACGGCGGACGTGACCTGGTCGACTTCTTCGGCACCTGGGCCGCCTGGGACTGGCGGCAGCCGATCGCCCTCCCCGGCCACCCAGCGGTGCCGGACGGTGCGGTCGCCGTCGCCACCCCCACGTCGCCGGTGCGGTCCTGCACGGGACAGGTCGGCGTCGGAGGCCCCGACCTGCTGACCCAGGAGTTCTACGACGCCTGGGAGATCACGATGACGGACCCCGACCCGTGGCCTCGTCTGCTCACCCCGCCGCCGCTGCATCGGCGGCACGCGGCGTGGGCGGTGCTGACCGTCGGCGCCGTGCCCGACGAGCCGTACCCGGTCACTGCCGGTCGGGTCCGGGGCCGCATCCGCGCCCTGCTGTCCGTCCTGGAGTCGACCGGCAGCCCGGACGTACACGCCTGGCCGTGGCCGTTCGAGACCGCGGCCGGCCTCACCCGACACGCCATCGGTCTGGGTCGCACCCCACCGGACCGGGACCGTTTCCCCCGGCTCACCGCCGACTGGTGCGCCGACCTGCCCGGTGTCCACGTCGGGTGGGCGGCCGGTGGGGCGGTGCCCACCCTGACCGCCCCACCGGCCGCACCGCCGCGGTAGCCGTCGGCGTCGAACCGGGGTTGACGGGCATGGCCCTTCTGCGGAAGGTATCTCACCTCGGTGAGGCGTCCTTGACGAACATGATCCCGTCGGTGCGGGCAAGGTGGGTCGGGTCCAGCGGGGCGTAGCCGAACCAGGGGGACACCCGGAGAGTGGGCGGCACGTCGCCGAGGGCGGCGGCCAGTCGGCGGGCATCCACGACGTACCGGTCCTCCGGGAGCGCGTACAGGAGCCCTTCGATGGTGTCCGGGGGTGGGGTGTCCACATCATGGTGGCGGATCGTGCCGAGGGCCGTGGCCAGGAAGGCGTACTCCTCGCCCAGGTGGGCGCTGACGATCGCCCCGGCGCTCCACCACTCCAGCGGCAGGCCGCCCAGCCGCATGCTGCTCCTGTTCCGCTGGAGATGCCCGTTGTGGGCGTACACCAGGGCCGGGCCCCGCTCGGCGATCGCGAGCAGGTTGGCGGCCATCATCGACGCCCGTACGCCCAGCAGCCACGCCATGCGGCCCGGTGACGTGTCGGCCATCCAGAAGTGGTAGCGCAGCAGCCCGGTCGCGGTACGTCCGTGCAGGCGTGCCCGCTCCCAGTCGTCCGGTGCGGACGCCGCGATCAGGTGCGGGGTATGCGTGTCGAGCAGGGCTGCCAGGTCGTCGGCGAGCAGCCGCAGCTGGGTCGCCTCGGGCGTCTGCCCCACGGACTGGGACGGGTCCATCATCGCGGCGGGATTGGTCCACCGGTCGTCGGCGCCGAGCAGGCGGTCGAGCGTTTCCGCGGTGCAGGGGAGCAGGTCGGCGTCCACCCGGGCGGTCAGGTAGGCGTGTAGTGCGGTGAGGGCCTGCCGGGGGCTCGCGGCGCCGGTGATCTCCAGCGGGCCGTCGAACCCGGCGAAGCGTAGCCGTTCTGACCTGGGCCGCCCGTTGTTGTACGCGCGCATCCAGCGCACCAGCTCGCGGTTGGCCGCGGACGCGCCGAACCCGTGGCTGAAGCCACGCTCCATGGCCTCGTCGAGGGTGCCGGCACCCGAGGTGACGTAGTCGTCGGTGACCAGTCCCATCAGGCAGTCGCTCTCGATCGCGATCGTCCGGTAGCCCTCCTGCTCGACGAGTTGCCGGAAGAGATCGTTTCGCAGATCGAGCAGACCGTCCACGCCGTGGGTGGGCTCACCCATGGCAAGCAGCCGTGGCCGGGCGGGGAGTAACCCCATGACGGTGGCGGCGTCGACGACCTGGGCGGTGTCTCTGATGGCAGCAGTCATACCCTCAACGGTATCGTTGAACCAAACGTTGAGACTTACCCGCGACATTGGCAGGGCGATGCGACGAAACCCTCAAGACGGTAGGCGGCTCCGGCCGGTTGACCTGGCGCGGGAGCACGGCCTGTCCACCCAGGCGGTCAGGAACTACGAAGACGCCGGGATCCTCCCGGCGGCGGAACGTACTCCGCACGGCTACCGCACCTACACGCCGCCGCACGCGCAGGCGCTGCGCGCGTTCCTCGCCCTCGTGGCCGGCCACGGCCACCAGACGGCCACGTCGATCATGCAGGCGGTCAACCGGGGTGACACCGGCCAGGCGCTGCGGCTCATCGACGAAAGTCACGTCCAGCTGCGCGACGACCGTCGTACCCTCCAGGCCGTCGAAGTCGCGCTTCGCGACCTCGATCCGATACGGCCAGAACGCGGTGACACGTTCGTCGGCCCTCTGGCGGGACGGCTCGGCGTCCGCCCCGCCACCCTGCGCAAATGGGAACGCGCCGGCCTGGTCCAACCGCGCCGCGACCCGCAGACCGGCTACCGGGTCTACGGTGCGGCCGACGTGCGCGACGCCCTGCTCGTCCACCAGCTCAGACGAGGTGGCTACCTGCTGGAACAGATCGCCCCGCTGATCGCCCAGATCCGCTCCGCCGGAGGCGTCGCACCTCTGGAATCGACGCTCCACGACTGGCATGCCCGCCTCGCGGCCCGTGGCCGCGCCATGCTCACCGGCGCCGCCGCACTGGACGCCTACCTCGACTGCCGGCCCGCCGTACGGCGGTGACGGGCGCGCCGCGCCCGCGAACCCGGCCCCGACCTGAGAGTCTTTCCGGTATGTCGCGCTCCGACCTGCCGGTGCTGTCCGGCGCCGCCCCGACACCCGCCCTACCCACCGGCCCACTCGACGTCACCGAGGCGTGGCTGGCCAACCGGCGGATGTCCGCGCACACCCGCGACGCCTACCGGCGGGACGTCACCGGCTGGCTCACCTGGTGCGCCAGCCACGACCTCGACCCGCTGCGGGCCACCTTCCTGCACGTCAACGCCTACGGCCGGGACCTGGAATCGACGCCGGCCGCCCGGACCAGCCGGCCACTGACCCCGGCCACGGTGGCCCGTAAGCTCTCCGCCCTGTCCAGCTGGTACGACTTCCTGGTCAAGCTGCGGGCCGTCGAGGCGAACCCGGTCTCCGGCGCCGACCGGCCCCACGTCGACCGGGACCACTCCGCCACCGTCGGGCTCACCCCGCAGGAGGTCGACGCGCTGCTCGCCGCCGCGCAGGCCGCCACCGGCCCGACCGCCGCCCGCAACCGGGCCGTGGTGGCGCTCCTGGCCGACCTGGGGCTACGGGTCGGGGAGTTGGTGTCGTTGAACCTCGACGACCTGGGCGTGGAGCGCGGTCACCGCAGTGTGCGGTTCGTCGGCAAGGGCGGCCGGCAGCGTCGGCGGGCGTTGACCCCCGGCACCGCGTACGCCCTCGACGCGTACCTGACGGCACGCGCGCAGGCGCAGGGCGTGACGGTGGGCGAGCTGACCGGGCCGCTGCTGGTGACCGCCACCGGTGGCCGGCTCGACCGGCACTCGGTGTTCCGGCTGGTCCGTCGGCTCGCCCGGGCCGCAGGGATTCCCGCCTGGGCGCGGCTGTCGCCGCACTCGCTGCGGCACGCGTTCGCCACCACCGCCCGCGCCGAGGGTGTTCCCCTCGAGGACGTGCAGGACGCGATGGGCCACGCCGACCCACGGACCACCCGCCGTTACGACCGGGACCGGCACAACCTCGACCGGGACCCGGCGTACGTGATCTGGGCGGCCCGGTCCCGGCGCGGTCCCGGCTGACCGGCGCTCAGCAGAGCAGGTCCATGTGCTGGTGGGCGTCCACGGCGATGTCCTCGTGCCGCAGCCACCGCCGCGCCCACAGCCGGGCCGCCACGTGGGCGGTCTCGTCACCCCAGGCGGCGTGCTCGACCAGCAGCGCCGCCGTCAACGCGTACGCGCAGCGCAGCGCCACGGCGCGGGCCCCGGCGACCGCCTCGATGCCGCCCGGGTCGGCAGTGACCGCGACGAAGGTGTCCCGGAGTTCCTCGGTGACCGTGGTGAGGGTGTGCGCAAGCGCGGGGGACAGGCCGCGGGCGGTGTCCGCGGCGGCGGCGAGTCGACGTAGCAGCGGCCGGGCGGCGTCCTCCCGGGTGACCGCGCGCAACACGTCCAGGGCGAGCACGTTGGTGGTGCCCTCCCAGATCGGCAGGACCTGCGCGTCACGCAGCAGTCGGGGCACACCGGTGTCCTCCACGTACCCGGCCCCGCCGAACGCCTCGACGTACTCGCTGGCGCAGGCCACGGCGAGCCGCCCGGTGGCCAGTTTCGCCAACGGCGCGACCACCCGCAGTTCGGCGGCGGCGTCCGGGTCGGCGCCGACCTCGACCCGGCCGAGCAGCGTGAACACGTGCCCGGCCAGGACGAACGCGCCGGCGGTGTCCACGCCGAGGGTGCCCAGGGTGGCCCGGTGCAGCGGCGAGTCGACCAGCCGACCACCGGCCACCTGTCGGGCGTCGGCGTAGGCGCGGGCGTAGGTCAGGCCCCGCCGCATCCCAGACGCGGCGGCGGCCGCGTTGTGCAGCCGGGTCACCACCACCAGGGTCATCGCCCGGACCAGGCCGGGCTGCGCCGGGTCACCCAGCGGCAGCGCGTACGCCTCCCGTAAGCCGACCTCGGCGGTGGGCAACGCCCGGGTGCCGAGCTTGTCCTTGAGCCGGTGGATGCGCACCCCCGGCGCGGACCCGGTCGGGTCGCCGCCGCCGGCCAGGGGCGAGTCGGCGGCGTAGCGGGGCACCAGGAACGGGGCGAGGATCCGACTGCCGGGGCCGGCGCCCTCCGGCCGGGCCAGGGCCACCGCCATCGCCGAGTCCACCGCCGAGCAGAACCACTTCTCGCCGGTCAGCCGCCACGAGCCGTCCCCGGCCGGGCGGGCCACCGTGTCGGAGCGGGACAGGTCCGACCCGCCCTGCGCCTCGGTCATCCACTGCCCGCTGGTGACGGCCACGTCCGGGTCGGTGGCGGTCAGCCGGGGCAGCCACGCGTCCCGCACCGACGCGTCGACCTCGGGGCGGGACAGCAGCGCGGCCGCGCCGTCGGCCATCGCCACCGGGCAGGAGAACGTCGCCGACTCGGCCCCGTACAGGTGCAGCAGCGCGTGCTGCACCACCCGCACCGCCGCGCCCCACGTGCCGCGCGCCGACTCCAGGTAGGGCAGGGCGACCACGGCGTGCCGGGCGGCGGCGGCCCGCTGCGTCTGCCAGCCGGGAGAGGTGTCGACCCGGTCGATCCGCGCGCCCCACGGGTCGTAGCGCACCAGCGTGGGCGGGTGCGCCTCGGCGTCGGCGTGCGCGGCCCGCAGCGGGCCGGTCACGTCGGCGGCCAGGTCGGCGAGGCGTCCCTTCGCGGCGGCGTGCCCGGCCGGGCCGAGCTGCCGTTCCAGCCACGACCGCAGCAGCGGGTCACCGGTGTACGGGTCGGCGGGGGCCGGAACGGGCTGCACGAAGCGGACCATGCGTCACTCCTGGCGAGGGGGACCGGGGATGGCGTCGACGGTAGACGATCCCCGGACGCTACGACAGGCGCGAGTTCCTGCGCGGTGGGTGTCGGATTCTCTACCGTTGGTCATCATGTCGTCGGCGTCGTGGTCCCGCCCGCACCGCCCACACCGGCCGGTGCGGGCCGGGCTGCTGGTGGGCGGCGCGCTGCTGGGCCTGTGCCTGGTCGGGGTGGCCGGGGTGGCAGCGTGGAACGTGCAGGTGGTCCGGCAGTCCGACGCGCCGGTCCGGGAAACCGCCGAGGCGTTCCTCACCGAGGTCGCCGCCGGGAACGCCGACCGCGCCTACCGGCGGCTGTGCGCGTCGGCCCGGTCCCGGTGGAGTCCGATCGGGTTCGCCGCGTGGGTGCGTACCCCGCCGGTGGTGACCGGCCACCAGGTCACCGACGTGTCGGTGCGCACCCGCGAGGGCCGGCCCACCGGCACGGTCACCGTACGGCTGACCCGCGACGGGGGCCGCAGCGAACAACGCACCCTGCCGGTGGTGCGGGAGGACGACGACTGGCGGGTCTGCGGCGACCCGTTCTGACCCGCACACCCGGTCAGGCAGGCACCAGGTCGTCGACCCGGCGTCCGTCGCGCAACGTCACCACCCGGTCAGCGACCTCCACCAGCGTCGGGTCGTGGGTGGCCACCAGCGCGGTCATGCCCCGGGCCCGCACCAACGCCCGCAGCAGGTCCATCACCGCCTGACCGGTCTCCGAGTCCAACTGCCCGGTCGGCTCGTCGGCGATCAGCAACGCCGGGTCGTTCGCCAGGGCCCGCGCCAGGGCCACCCGCTGCTGCTGGCCGCCGGACAGCTCGTACGGGCGTTGCCGGGCGTGCCCGCCCAGACCGACCAGTTCCAGCAGCACCGCGACCCGCTGTTCGCGTTCCGCGGCGGGGACCTTCGCCAGCCGCAACGGCAGGCCGACGTTCTCCGCCGCGGACAGGATCGGGATCAGCCCGAACGACTGGAACACGAACCCGACGGTGTCGCGCCGCAACGCCAGCAGGTCCCGCCGGTTCGCGGTGCCCACGTCCCGCCCGGCCACCCGGATCCGTCCGGCGGTGGGCCGGTCCAGGCCACCGACCAGGTTCAACAGGGTCGTCTTGCCCGACCCGGAACGGCCCCGGACAGCCACCAACTCGCCCCGACCGGCGGTGAACGACACGTCCCGCAGGGCGTGCACCACCTGCCCGGCGCCGGGGAACTCGCGGCCGACCCTCTCGACGGTGACCAGGTCCTCGGCGCTCACGGCTCCTCCTTCCGCTCCCCGGCGAAACCGGGGAAAACCTGCACGTGGTCGGGTTCCAAGGTGAGCCGCACCCGGTCACGCAGTGCGAGGGCGTCGACGAACGCGGCCGGCAACTGCATCCGGCCGGTACGGTCGAGCACCGCGTACTCCTCGGTGACCAGTTCCTCGACACCGTCGGCGCCGAGGCGCGCCGAGCGGCGTACCTCGCTGGCGGTGCGGCCGTCGCGGATGGCGACGGTCCGGCGGACCTGGGTAGCCACCGCCTGGTCGTGGGTGACCACCACGACGGTGACGCCCAGTTCGGCGTTGATGGTGCGCAGCGCCGCGAACACCTCCGCGGCGGTGTTCTCGTCGAGTTCCCCGGTCGGCTCGTCGGCGAAGAGCACCTCCGGGTCGTTGGCCACCGCCACCGCGACGGCGCAGCGTTGCTGCTCGCCGCCGCTCATCGCGGCCGGCCGCCGGTCGGCGCAGTGCCCCACCCCGACCAGGTCCAGCAGCTCGGCCGACCGCCGTCGGGCGGCACGGCCCCGCCGGCCAGCCAGCCGCATCGGCAACGCGACGTTCTCCGCCGCGGTCAGGTACGACAGCAGGTTCCGGGTGGTCTGCTGCCACACGAACCCGACGGTGTGCCGCCGGTAGCGCAGCCGTTTCTTCGCCGACATGGTCAGCAGGTCGTATCCGGCGACCCGGGCGATCCCGGCGGTGGGCACGTCCAGCCCGGACAGGATGTTCAGCATGGTCGACTTGCCGGACCCGGACGCGCCGACGATGGCCAGCAACTCCCCCCGGTCGACGACCAGGTCGAGGCCCTGCAACGCGACGACCTCCACCCCGTCGGTCTTGAAGATACGCACCAGCCCGTCGCAGACGATGTGTCCGCGTAGCCGGTCGGCGCCGCCGGCGCGGGCGGCGGCCCGGTCGGCGGCGCGCTGCTGCAACGCCACCAGATCCGGGACGGTGTGGACGACGGTCACAAGGTCTCCTCTCCCCGGCGGAGCGCCTCGGCGGGCCGCGTCCGTCGGTGCACCAGCATCTCCACGGCCAGCCCGGCCGTCAGGCCCACCGCGACCAGCCCCAGCACCGCGCCGACGACCATCGGGTCGAGGTACCAGCCGGCGTCGACGCCGGGGGTGAACGCGGACAGTCCGAGCGTCGGGCCGAGCAGCCACGGCAACGCCACCCCGACGGCGGCGCCGGCGGTCGCGGCGACCCCGACCAGCGGCACGAGTTCGTACAACAGCAGCCGGCGGCCCTGCCCCTCGGACAAGCCGAGGGGGGACAGCCGGGACAGCAGCCGGACGCGGGCCCGCGAGTCGGCGAGCACCGCGAACCCGACCGCGAGGACGGCCAGCGCGCTGCCGCCGACCGCGCCGACGGTGAACGCCAGGGTGAGCACGTCGTTGGCGCCGGTGCGGTCCAGGCCCTCCCGGTAGGTGTCCCGTTCGATCAGTGCGGCCGGCACCTCGGGGGTGCTGACCTCGCTGCCCCGCACCGACGCCTGCCAGCGTCGTTGTCCGTCGTCGGCGACCCGCAGCAGGGCCGCCGGGTCGTGGCTGTCGGCGGCGAGCAGGTACCGGTTGGGGATGATCGGGGTGTGCTGGTACTCGGTCAGCGCCTGCCAGGGCAGCACCACGAACCGCTCCACACCCACGTCGACACCAGGAAACGTGTCCGCGGTCGCGGCCACCCGGAACGGGTACAGCCGGCCCTGCACGTCGGCGGCGGCGCCGCCGTCGAGGTCCGCGGCGACCTGCGGGGACACCACCGCCGGCACGGGCCCGTCACCGCGGGTGGCGGTGCGCAGCACGGCCGGCACGTCGACGTCGACGCCGCTTTCGGCGACGACCCGGGCGAACGCGGGCCCGTCGACCACCATGATCCGGGCGGTGCCGAGGGTGCGGGCCTGCGGGTCGGTGCCGGACAGCAGGGGCCGGTTCGAGTCGACGCGCACCGGGGTGAGGGCGTCGACCCCGGCCAGGTCGGCGAGCCGGCCAGTGGTGTCCGGCGCGAACGCGTACCCGGTGAGCCAGGCGTCGGCAGGCACGCTCAGGTCGGCGGCGGTGTCGCGGGCCCGACCGACGGTGTCGGTGACGACCGCGCTGAACACGCCGGTGCTGACCGCAACGACCAGCACCGCGAGGGGCCCGGTGGTCACCGGCGTACCCCGGCCGGACCGGGCCACCCCCAGGAACAGCACCGCGCCCCGGGCCCGGGCGGCCAGCCGGTCGAGTAGCCGCAGCGGCCCGGGCAGGACCCGCAGGGTGAGCAGGGCCACCGCGGTGGCCAGCAGCACCGGCACCGCCGCGAGGTACCCGTCGACGTCGCCGCCGGACTGTAGGCCCCGTCGACGCAGCAGCACCAGCCCGAGCACCGCCACCAGCGCGACGGTGACCTCGACGGTGAGGCGGCGGGCCGACGGGCGGGCCCCGAGCAGGTCCTGCCGGCCGGCGACGACAGCGAC
The nucleotide sequence above comes from Micromonospora pallida. Encoded proteins:
- a CDS encoding TioE family transcriptional regulator, with translation MRRNPQDGRRLRPVDLAREHGLSTQAVRNYEDAGILPAAERTPHGYRTYTPPHAQALRAFLALVAGHGHQTATSIMQAVNRGDTGQALRLIDESHVQLRDDRRTLQAVEVALRDLDPIRPERGDTFVGPLAGRLGVRPATLRKWERAGLVQPRRDPQTGYRVYGAADVRDALLVHQLRRGGYLLEQIAPLIAQIRSAGGVAPLESTLHDWHARLAARGRAMLTGAAALDAYLDCRPAVRR
- a CDS encoding tyrosine-type recombinase/integrase, whose amino-acid sequence is MSRSDLPVLSGAAPTPALPTGPLDVTEAWLANRRMSAHTRDAYRRDVTGWLTWCASHDLDPLRATFLHVNAYGRDLESTPAARTSRPLTPATVARKLSALSSWYDFLVKLRAVEANPVSGADRPHVDRDHSATVGLTPQEVDALLAAAQAATGPTAARNRAVVALLADLGLRVGELVSLNLDDLGVERGHRSVRFVGKGGRQRRRALTPGTAYALDAYLTARAQAQGVTVGELTGPLLVTATGGRLDRHSVFRLVRRLARAAGIPAWARLSPHSLRHAFATTARAEGVPLEDVQDAMGHADPRTTRRYDRDRHNLDRDPAYVIWAARSRRGPG
- a CDS encoding acyl-CoA dehydrogenase family protein, producing MVRFVQPVPAPADPYTGDPLLRSWLERQLGPAGHAAAKGRLADLAADVTGPLRAAHADAEAHPPTLVRYDPWGARIDRVDTSPGWQTQRAAAARHAVVALPYLESARGTWGAAVRVVQHALLHLYGAESATFSCPVAMADGAAALLSRPEVDASVRDAWLPRLTATDPDVAVTSGQWMTEAQGGSDLSRSDTVARPAGDGSWRLTGEKWFCSAVDSAMAVALARPEGAGPGSRILAPFLVPRYAADSPLAGGGDPTGSAPGVRIHRLKDKLGTRALPTAEVGLREAYALPLGDPAQPGLVRAMTLVVVTRLHNAAAAASGMRRGLTYARAYADARQVAGGRLVDSPLHRATLGTLGVDTAGAFVLAGHVFTLLGRVEVGADPDAAAELRVVAPLAKLATGRLAVACASEYVEAFGGAGYVEDTGVPRLLRDAQVLPIWEGTTNVLALDVLRAVTREDAARPLLRRLAAAADTARGLSPALAHTLTTVTEELRDTFVAVTADPGGIEAVAGARAVALRCAYALTAALLVEHAAWGDETAHVAARLWARRWLRHEDIAVDAHQHMDLLC
- a CDS encoding ABC transporter ATP-binding protein, giving the protein MSAEDLVTVERVGREFPGAGQVVHALRDVSFTAGRGELVAVRGRSGSGKTTLLNLVGGLDRPTAGRIRVAGRDVGTANRRDLLALRRDTVGFVFQSFGLIPILSAAENVGLPLRLAKVPAAEREQRVAVLLELVGLGGHARQRPYELSGGQQQRVALARALANDPALLIADEPTGQLDSETGQAVMDLLRALVRARGMTALVATHDPTLVEVADRVVTLRDGRRVDDLVPA
- a CDS encoding ABC transporter ATP-binding protein, which translates into the protein MTVVHTVPDLVALQQRAADRAAARAGGADRLRGHIVCDGLVRIFKTDGVEVVALQGLDLVVDRGELLAIVGASGSGKSTMLNILSGLDVPTAGIARVAGYDLLTMSAKKRLRYRRHTVGFVWQQTTRNLLSYLTAAENVALPMRLAGRRGRAARRRSAELLDLVGVGHCADRRPAAMSGGEQQRCAVAVAVANDPEVLFADEPTGELDENTAAEVFAALRTINAELGVTVVVVTHDQAVATQVRRTVAIRDGRTASEVRRSARLGADGVEELVTEEYAVLDRTGRMQLPAAFVDALALRDRVRLTLEPDHVQVFPGFAGERKEEP